In Cryptomeria japonica chromosome 10, Sugi_1.0, whole genome shotgun sequence, a genomic segment contains:
- the LOC131060724 gene encoding aspartyl protease family protein 2, giving the protein MMLHCILFQSQMQPTMYLLRPLFLFALLLAAAAAASAKNYNPHHSKDSLRLKLVHKNSLNSPLRKTFSSPEEHLANIIHEDSVRVHGMQRVIEQQHSRGRAFQTFSSIWEQSAYHKKEFKAPVISGASAGSGQYFVDFYIGTPPQKFMLIADTGSDLLWVRCSGCKGKCLRKPGSAFFARRSSSFMPVHCYAPVCELVPPPTDPSCNRTRVHSSCMYDYIYADLSDSSGIFSRETATLNTSSGESTRITNVAFGCGMKSSGPSFTGPTFAGVHGVLGLGKGPISFTSQLGKLVGNRFSYCLVDYTISPPQTSYLVLGQPPLRRSLMKSMSYTPFLRNRFAETFYYVGIKQVFVEGVLLPILPRVWSIDAQGNGGTVIDSGTTLTYIVEPAYQIILAAFRKTVLYPRVRSVQSFDLCFNVSGIARPQLPKLTIVFMGNARFDPPPSNYFINAADDVECLALQGVSSPSAFSILGNLLQQNFFIMYDREFSRLGFVHTDCSSS; this is encoded by the coding sequence ATGATGCTACATTGTATCCTTTTCCAATCTCAAATGCAACCAACCATGTACCTATTGAGGCCTTTGTTCCTATTTGCGCTGCTTCTGGCGGCAGCAGCTGCTGCCAGTGCCAAAAACTATAATCCGCATCACTCCAAGGATTCCCTGAGGCTGAAACTCGTACACAAAAACTCCCTAAATTCTCCCTTGAGGAAAACATTCTCTTCCCCGGAAGAGCATCTGGCCAACATTATCCATGAGGACTCAGTCAGGGTACATGGCATGCAGAGAGTCATTGAACAACAACATTCCAGAGGTAGAGCGTTCCAGACTTTTTCCTCAATCTGGGAACAGTCTGCCTACCACAAGAAGGAGTTTAAGGCCCCTGTAATATCAGGTGCGTCTGCAGGCTCTGGGCAGTACTTTGTGGATTTTTACATCGGAACCCCACCTCAGAAATTTATGCTGATAGCAGACACGGGAAGTGATCTCCTTTGGGTACGCTGTTCTGGCTGTAAAGGGAAATGCCTTAGAAAGCCTGGATCAGCCTTCTTTGCGAGGCGTTCGTCAAGTTTTATGCCAGTACATTGCTATGCACCTGTTTGTGAACTGGTTCCCCCTCCCACAGATCCTTCATGTAATCGCACAAGGGTCCATAGCTCCTGCATGTATGATTATATCTATGCAGATCTCTCTGATAGCAGTGGGATCTTCTCCAGGGAGACTGCAACCCTTAACACAAGTTCAGGGGAGAGTACGAGAATCACCAATGTGGCATTTGGTTGTGGGATGAAGAGTTCAGGACCTAGTTTTACAGGTCCAACATTCGCTGGAGTACATGGGGTGTTAGGGCTGGGGAAGGGGCCCATCTCATTCACTTCACAGCTTGGTAAACTTGTTGGAAACAGATTTTCTTACTGCTTGGTGGACTACACTATTTCTCCGCCACAGACAAGTTATCTTGTATTGGGGCAGCCACCTTTGAGGCGCTCGTTGATGAAATCTATGAGCTACACTCCTTTTTTAAGGAACAGATTTGCAGAGACCTTTTACTACGTTGGGATTAAGCAAGTTTTTGTTGAAGGGGTTCTTCTTCCCATCCTTCCCAGGGTTTGGAGTATTGATGCTCAGGGCAATGGGGGAACTGTCATTGATTCTGGCACCACCTTGACCTACATTGTAGAGCCTGCATACCAGATAATCCTTGCAGCATTCAGAAAGACTGTGTTGTATCCAAGAGTCAGGTCTGTGCAGAGCTTTGATCTTTGCTTCAATGTCTCAGGTATTGCCAGACCCCAATTACCCAAGCTGACTATTGTTTTCATGGGCAATGCAAGGTTTGATCCTCCTCCTTCAAACTATTTCATCAATGCTGCTGATGATGTCGAGTGCCTGGCATTACAGGGTGTCTCTTCTCCTTCTGCTTTCTCTATTCTTGGTAATCTTTTGCAGCAGAACTTTTTTATCATGTATGATAGGGAGTTTTCTAGACTTGGGTTTGTTCATACTGATTGCTCTTCATCTTAG